From the Candidatus Thermoplasmatota archaeon genome, the window GGGATCATGATTTCATAGGTAAACAGGCTTTATTGAAACAAAAAGAACAAGGAAACTACGATAGACTTACTTGTTTATTGTGTATCGACAAAGGCATACCACGGCATGGTTGTATAATCCAAAAAGACGGAGAAAAAGTTGGCATAGTTACAAGCGGAACACTTTCACCATGTCTCAATGTTGGTATAGCAATGGGTTATGTCCGCTATGACCTAAGGTCAGAGGGAAACATTCTGGATATCGTTGTTAGAGATAAACCTTTGAAGGCTAGGGTTGTGAAACCACCTTTTGTACCAAAAGACTGGGCTCAAAAAAATTTAGAAAATGTTTATAACCCATAGTAAATTATTGGGGTTTGATAGATTATGGTAGATGAAGTAAGAGACGATTTAAGGTATACAAAGACGCATGAATGGTTGAAACTAAAGGACAACAGGGCAACTGTTGGTATAACTGATCATGCCCAGTCTCAGCTCACAGATATCGTTTTTGTTGAGTTACCACCAGTTGGTAAAATAGTTAACAAAGGCGATGAACTCTGCGTAGTAGAATCTGTGAAATCTGTATCAGAGGTTTATTCACCTGTTAGTGGAAAGGTTGTTAATGTTAACAAAAAACTAGAGGATTCACCTGAGACTATAAATAAAAGCCCCTATGATGAGGGTTGGCTCGTTGAG encodes:
- the gcvH gene encoding glycine cleavage system protein GcvH: MVDEVRDDLRYTKTHEWLKLKDNRATVGITDHAQSQLTDIVFVELPPVGKIVNKGDELCVVESVKSVSEVYSPVSGKVVNVNKKLEDSPETINKSPYDEGWLVELEIKDKSEVDKLLTADSYKKQI